The following proteins are co-located in the Macadamia integrifolia cultivar HAES 741 chromosome 3, SCU_Mint_v3, whole genome shotgun sequence genome:
- the LOC122073567 gene encoding probable galacturonosyltransferase 7 isoform X2, with translation MKGGGGGSLPAKRAWRGLGVAVLGLVILSMLVPLVFLLGLHNGFHTTGYVTEDRSPASDFGRHDPLELSKTQNQSEPNRSAHLDDIMKRLGPAFSKVASHSFVDSFAIVYSFCKTLFSCKHGFRYLYRIGCIISVSAETNPDTWPIPDRILYRHRG, from the exons ATGaaggggggtggtggtggttcaCTTCCTGCGAAGAGGGCTTGGAGAGGGCTTGGAGTGGCAGTGCTTGGCCTCGTTATCCTCTCTATGCTCGTCCCCCTCGTCTTCCTGCTCGGCCTCCACAACGGCTTTCACACGACtg GATATGTAACCGAAGACCGAAGTCCTGCCTCA GACTTTGGAAGACATGATCCATTGGAGCTCAGTAAGACTCAGAATCAGTCAGAG CCAAATCGATCAGCACATCTGGATGATATAATGAAAAGATTGGGGCCAGCCTTTTCAAAGGTTGCTTCACACTCTTTTGTTGATTCCTTTGCAATTGTATATTCTTTCTGTAAAACACTGTTCTCTTGTaagcatggttttaggtatctgTATCGGATTGgctgtatcatatcggtatcggctgagaccaaTCCCGATACCTGGCCGATTCCGGATCGGATATTGTATCGACATCGGGGATAA
- the LOC122074167 gene encoding uncharacterized protein LOC122074167, with translation MAESKSSASPPSSIDNVTVQITSIKLKGSSNYLPWAQAVRVYIMVKDKLMNITAGPPASGSTGYGTWMKENAIILIWLCNSMEPDIAVNVMFHTTAKGVWDDLKETYSQPQDKSMTRTYDLYEKLFQLKQSSKPVQVYYGTFKGLVEEFNVHQTLSADIEKLKAQRNEFFLSKFLAGLHTDLKSAKGHLLAGETIPTLDTYSRFQRIGSSSKPDSTHKDTPAFSACRGRGHGRGSGGGRTSGGRGFDGHGPGGQQTDRASRQCSYCGKSGHLVETRWAKHGKLEWAQQ, from the coding sequence aTGGCTGAATCTAAAAGTTCTGCTTCACCACCAAGTTCCATAGATAATGTGACTGTTCAGATtacctctatcaagctcaaaggGAGCTCTAATTATTTACCGTGGGCACAAGCAGTGAGGGTCTACATCATGGTTAAAGATAAACTCATGAATATTACTGCTGGTCCTCCTGCTTCAGGTTCTACAGGCTATGGAActtggatgaaggagaatgccaTTATTCTGATTTGGTTGTGTAATAGTATGGAACCTGATATCGCAGTTAATGTTATGTTCCATACTACTGCTAAAGGTGTATGGGATGACTTGAAGGAGACGTACTCTCAGCCTCAGGACAAGAGTATGACTCGTACTTATGATTTGTATGAGAAACTATTTCAACTCAAGCAGTCTAGTAAGCCCGTACAGGTGTATTACGGAACCTTTAAAGGCCTGGTTGAAGAGTTTAATGTCCATCAGACCCTCAGCGCTGATATTGAAAAACTTAAGGCTCAACGGAATGAGTTCTTTCTGTCTAAATTTTTAGCCGGATTACATACTGACCTGAAGTCTGCGAAAGGTCACTTACTTGCTGGAGAGACTATTCCTACCCTTGATACATATTCTCGTTTCCAGCGTATTGGTTCCTCCTCTAAGCCTGACTCCACTCATAAGGATACTCCTGCATTCTCTGCTTGTCGAGGTCGTGGTCACGGTCGTGGGTCAGGAGGAGGCCGTACATCCGGTGGAAGAGGATTTGATGGTCATGGTCCTGGTGGACAGCAGACAGACCGTGCTTCCAGGCAATGCTCATATTGTGGCAAGTCTGGACATCTTGTTGAGACACGTTGGGCCAAGCATGGCAAACTGGAGTGGGCACAACAATAA
- the LOC122073567 gene encoding uncharacterized protein LOC122073567 isoform X1, producing the protein MKGGGGGSLPAKRAWRGLGVAVLGLVILSMLVPLVFLLGLHNGFHTTGYVTEDRSPASDFGRHDPLELSKTQNQSEVISLSWTRRIFPSQESRNPNRSAHLDDIMKRLGPAFSKVASHSFVDSFAIVYSFCKTLFSCKHGFRYLYRIGCIISVSAETNPDTWPIPDRILYRHRG; encoded by the exons ATGaaggggggtggtggtggttcaCTTCCTGCGAAGAGGGCTTGGAGAGGGCTTGGAGTGGCAGTGCTTGGCCTCGTTATCCTCTCTATGCTCGTCCCCCTCGTCTTCCTGCTCGGCCTCCACAACGGCTTTCACACGACtg GATATGTAACCGAAGACCGAAGTCCTGCCTCA GACTTTGGAAGACATGATCCATTGGAGCTCAGTAAGACTCAGAATCAGTCAGAGGTAATAAGTCTCAGTTGGACTAGGAGAATATTTCCGTCACAGGAGTCTCGTAAT CCAAATCGATCAGCACATCTGGATGATATAATGAAAAGATTGGGGCCAGCCTTTTCAAAGGTTGCTTCACACTCTTTTGTTGATTCCTTTGCAATTGTATATTCTTTCTGTAAAACACTGTTCTCTTGTaagcatggttttaggtatctgTATCGGATTGgctgtatcatatcggtatcggctgagaccaaTCCCGATACCTGGCCGATTCCGGATCGGATATTGTATCGACATCGGGGATAA